The sequence AGCCTAGattaggggtggggaacctttcctctgccaagggccatttggatgctTAGAACATCACTCACGGGCCTTAAAGAATGATCAACTTTAAAATTAGCCAATAACTTGGaccaaacatttcattaactctcccctaatgccttggcagggcgaCCAAATGATTTCTGGGGCCTTATATAGCCtgcaggccagacgttccccacccctggctgaaCCTGTTTCTTTCACCTTCACTCTGACCAGGTGGTGATCATTACCAACTCGATTCCTGGAACCTGGTCGGTTATTTGCACCGTAGCACtaatgggagggggagggtggtggaaaTGCTGTATATCAGTGACTTTtaagaacaaaaatgttttacattttgattattcttttccttctattgtttctactttttttgcCATGGGTAAGAAATCCGTCTCAAACATAAAGACACTATGGTTTTGTACTGTTTGCTTCTAggaattgtatatttttatactacaggcccggtgcataaaaaattaatgtactggaggggtgtccctagcctggcctgccctctctcacagtccgggagccctcaggggcgggaggctacctggcaatcaggggaaggcaacgacccatcacacctctgctgctgccacttccaTCAGTGCAAGCCTCGGactgccctggttacctgagcctcgagCAGCTCTGAGCGGCTGGGCAACCACCCTCCGAGGCTGACCTGTGCCTCGGGCCTGTCCTGGGTGGTTGGgtagccaccatctgaggcttgcctgcacctcaggccagccctgggtggctgggggactAGGGgcctgggggactctggaggcaggtgcgtgGAGAGGCCAGGACTGCCTGGGGTTGGGCCCGGCCTTGCTGCGCGCCTGCCACTCTggtgggctgaaaggactgtagccgccatcttgtggctgtgggcactgccatctttgagggcggggcagcaatttgcatattccttccttattggttgtgggtgctgccatctttgcaatggtgtgagggtcaattagcatatcccctctttattagataggattttacaTTTTGTCCTATGATACATCATGAGTTACATCTGATATACTGTTTGGGTTTGGAGGTTTTTTAATATAGCCAGTTTTTCCAAAACTTTCTGTGGAAATGTATCCTTCCCACACTGGAGCTTACCCACCTTGGTGAAAAGCCAAGTAACCATAGATTCATAGTTCTGTTTCTGGACTCTACAGTTCTTTCCATCTATTTGTTCATCTTTACATCAATACCATACTTTCCTGACTACTATAGTTTTGTGATAAATATTGCCATTATGGAGTACTGCCCCTCAaatttgttctcatttttcaaaattgttttgcttATTACAGGTCCTCTgcagttaaatataaattttgaaaccAGGTTTTTCATAAACTTACCAAAATAGAACAAGCCTATCTGGACTTTGGTTGAGATTGCATTGCCCTAAATCCATAAATCAATTTGGAGGAACTGACATTTTAAGAATATtgtttcctatccatgaacactaTGTGTACCCATGTAGGTCTTCATgaatttctctcagcaatatttTGTAAGTTTTACTGTACAGCTTATTCCTAAGATGTTGATCATTTTAGACATTGTACATTGCACCATCTTAATTTCAATTTCTGATTGTTCAAGAATATagaatactagagacctggtgcatgaaaattcattcaCTCGGGAAGTCCTTCAGcacgcctgtgccctctcactatCCTCTCactatctgggacccctcgggtagggtccctaggcctggcctgagatcagggcctattggggctttccttcccccagctgcaggcagctggccccaccctccaccactgccactgattgccatctgtgcagcactgcccgccctccccttccaccagtggcctccctctaCAGGCAACAGGCTGGGTGCAATGGCTTGTCTGCCTGGGCCTAcctctttctttgctggtgaACAGGGCCATCCCAGCAAGGGCCAACTGCCTACCCGATCTCCCCTAACCACaaacctgcctacctgattgcccctaaccacttgcctgcctccctaatcacccctaatctctggtctgcctacctgaccACTCCTGaccactctgcctgactgcctgattgcccctaactgcttgcttgggggtggggcaaCCCGTGAGGGGCTGTGGTGGTCTGGTCTCAGGTCATTGCGGTCGTGAcgcctctggccttttattatataggatcattaatttttgtacatttatCTTATATCCTGCAACCATGCTATACTCACTTAACCTTCTGGTAGACACTCCCAGATTTTCTACAAGTCGTCTCTGAAAATAGTTTTAcacttgatctttttttttttttaaatatattttattgattttttacagtgaggaagggggagagatagagagttagaaacatcgatgagagagaaatatcgatcagtgcctcctgcacatctccctctggggatatgcccgcaacccaggtacatgcccttgaccggaatcgaacctgggacccttcagtccgcaggccgacgctctatccactgagccaaaccggtttcggctttacacgtgatcttagccaaaaggccaagaagcgaTTCTTCATTTATGGtgccttttcctttttgctcCACTGCACTGGCTGGAACCTCCTACAAAATGTTCAGAAGCAATGGCACTGGACATCCTTGCACTCAGCTTGTTGGGAGGAATGCATCCTTTCATCGTGATGTTTGGTAGAGGGTTTTTTTTGAATGAGCTTTATCAAACCAAGGAAATTccctttaaataataatttgccTAGAGCTTTTATCATCAATTAGTGAATTGTCAAACCCATCTTCAGCATCTATTAATCAAGTGGTTGTCCTCATGTATTGATATGGCAAATTGTATTAGTTGACTTTCACATGTTCAATCTATCTTATGGAGATAAACTTATTTGATTAACATGTATTATCTCTCTTAATAGATTTGACTTGCTAGcaatttgtttaaaattgttaTGTTGATgttcataaaaaataattctctggTTTTCATTACAATACCTTTGCCTGGTTTAGGTATCCCAACAATATTGGTTGGCCTCATGGATGGAGTGGGAaagtattctttctttttcaatttcctgGGAGAGGTGGTGTAGAGttggtattatttctttcttgaataaATGGTAACATTTACCACTAAAATGATTTAGCCTAGTATTCTTTGTGAGACTTTAAACTACAAATTCAATTTCATAAATAGGGctatttaggtttttttctttcttcctgagtGAACTATGATATTTTGTACCTTCCAAggaatttttgttcatttcatctacatttaaaatgtattgccATAGTTGTTCCTAATATTTGTAGAGTCTGTAGTGTTTTTACCTCCATCATTCTTGGCATTGGTCACTTCTTTCTCTTTATCCTGTTCAGTCTAGATAGGTGTGTGAATTGTTCTTGAGCTTCTCAAAGAACCAGTTTTTGGTTTAAATGTTTTCTATGACATCTTTCCAGTGTCATTGATTTCTGCCCTACCTTTGTTATCTCCCTTCTTCTGCTTACACTTTTCCTAGAGGCCCGGTCAccaattcatgcacaggtgggtccTGACGGGGGGAGGGAACGCTGGAGGTTtgtgggccagccctgcccctgatcggggtgtggGTGGCCGACCCGTGGCGAGTCCAGCAGTGGGAGGATGGGTGGAGGGACCCCACAGACACTGACTCTGTTAGCACCTTGACCTTGGAGTTCCCagtctcagtaaatgtttgcttcAGCCACCTGGTCTATGCACCTCCTTAGGCAGCCTGAGCGCACTGGACAGTACGTAAAGTCTGTATCCACTCAGAACTCTGTGTTGATCACGCTTAGACATGTCAAAATATAGAGTTTTCATCTGAGGTTCCATTTGCCGTCAACTCAACGACTTTCAAACGCAGGGCCTTCAGGGCTCCATCACAATGTCCACGCCAACTGCGAAGGGACAGACGCCTCTGCAAATGGCCAGGGTCAAGCAGGAGCAATGGACACTTCCTGAAGGCCTCTGAGCCCCAGGACTGCATGGCCCAGGAGTTCTCACTTAAGaactgtgtgcatgtgagtgtgtgtgcacgtgtgtgtatatgtgcatgtgcatgtgtgtgtgagtgtgtgtgtctgtatgtgagtgagtgtgtgcatttgtgtgtatatgtgcatgcgtgtgtgagtgtgtgtgtctgtatgtgagtgagtgtgtgcatttgtgtgtatatgtgcatgcgtgtgtgagtgtgtgtgtctgtatgtgagtgagtgtgtgcatgtgtgtgtatatgtgcatgtgtgtggggggtgtgtgtgttgggtaaGCTATAAGCTGTGGGTGTGGGGAAGGGTCCTTGCCTGGGCCTAGTGGTGTCAGGCCCTGGGGGTTGTTCTGGAGAAGCGGGAGGGCGTTCCTGCCAAGATGCTGCCCTGCTTTGCCGGAGTCCCCTCCCTCactgctctgctccctccccgCACCTCGGGTCAGGGAGAGAGAGCACCAGAGGGAAGCCTGACCCTGGGGACAGGGTGCATTGTGGCCTTGAGGACATGGGTGTGTCCTAGAGCCTGGGCGCCTCAGCTTGGCCCAGaggtccccggtggggggcgaggggggggggagaggacacTTTCCCAGAGACAGGGTCCTATTAGGCTTTGGATAGTCAGCGGCAAAGCACCCTGCAGACCCTGCATCTCATCAACGAGTTCTGTACAGAAGGCCCTTGTCCGCGCTGTGAGCAGCACAGTGTGAGGGGCGTCTCCTGAGGTCCCCATTTGGTCAGTAACCAGAGAGCCTTGGTGTTGCAGGCGCTTTATTGGAATGAGCATGTGGGGGAGGTTTCAACAATTGTCTTGCAGTTTCAGGATCAAAAGGCACAGAGGGGAGCTACGCTGTGGGTTCTGCCATGAGAGTCGCTGTCGGGCCGTTCTGTCGTCGGAGGGAAGGTCATGTGGGTCAGTAGGAGGCACACTGCCTGCTGTCGAATATGGCGTCCTGGAAACAGACAGAGAAGCACTCACACCCCCTCTCCCACAGAGGCCGTCCTGGAGCACAGACGTGGCCTCTCCTTGTTTCCCGGCTGTGTCCGCACCCACGGAGAGAAGCGGGCGGGGTTCAGCCAGAATTCTCTCCTTGTCTGTCGCTCAGGAGGCCTGTCCTGATGTCAAGGACACGGGGCTTCCAGACCCTGTCCCGCCGGGGCCCTGGGAGCCTTTCCCTGTGCGTTTCCTCTGCTGTGAAAGAGGCCTCCCCTGCACCCGCTGTGCTGCCCCTTCTCCGTGTCTCAGCCCAGCAAGAGCCCGTGTGCATCTGTGGGGCCGCGGGACTCCCCCTGAGCCTGCCACGTGCCTGTGGCCACAGAACTGAGGAGACGCCCCATCGAGGGGTTTGTCTAACCTCCGTTTGCAAAGAGAAAGGCCGTCACCTGCCATGAAGGGGCTGCGCATGGCTTCAGGTGTGATTGTGGTCAATGCCTGTCCCGTAAATAGGACCCTGTCACCCTTTTCAATGGACAGGTTAGTCGTGTTAAGGTCCCAacctccagggcctcctcctgTCGCTCAcctgcagccccgggccctgaaCATCTCCCCCTCCCCGACCCTCCGCTGGAAGCCACACTCTGCCTGTTCCTCAGAGACTGGCCCTGCACACGTCACAACATGTGTCCTTTCCTGACGGCTTATTTTTATCATGGTTCCTGCAGATTCCCCAGCTTGTCAGACACCTGTGTCAGAAAGCTCCTAGTTATGCAGATGTTTATGTCTCTGCTGGGGCAATATTTCCCTATTGCTGCCTGGACTGTTTGCAATGGGCCGTTTGGGTAGGGAATGAATACCAGGAAAGTCTGAACCATACTGTTCTAAATAGAAAGAAGGTCTCCTTGCTTATACTGACCTTTGTTTTCAACACTTCCACCACCCATGGCGGGTTCATAGCCAATGTGTCCACCTGTCACtcatggggccttccttcatgccCAGGACGTTCAACCACTTATTCTAGCAAACGTGGGTGCTCCAAAGGGCACTGGGAATCACTTTCCTGAGAGGTGGGATCTGCCTGACATGTAGCTGTCTGCTCTCTTTAGGAAATTCTGTAAAACGCTTTCCTATTTGTGTTGATCACTCATCAACATGAGGGTCCCCTTGAGAATCAGATGTTCTGGGGCTGAGGGGTAGGCAAGCCTTTGCCCATACACTCTCCTCCCTCGGGGCCTTTCTCCTGTGTCACTCACTAAAGACTCCACCACGTGAGCAGGCATACCAGCCCCGGCCCCTGGCATGGCTTTCTGGATGTCAGCACCCACGTTCACTGAGGTTACGTGAAGGATGACCAACACTTGCTGTTAAGAAGTTAGTAGCAAACTGAGGGCCCGCGTGTCCCTGGCCAGTGCTTCAAGGGCAGGTAGGAAGAAACCAACATTACCATCATCACTTTCATATTGCTCAGGGTTCTGTTACTCTGGTCGAGAAAGCACTGCTTTAATTCCCCGAGAAGATGTTCTGTGGTATCACCCGGTATGAACTCTTCAAGACTTTTGGTGAATTCAGCCTTCGTCACTGAAGGATCAGTGGCATCATAGATCACTTCCTCCAACCTTTGGCAGCCAGACCCTGGGAAGGAAGCACACAAAGCCAGGCTCAGTTCCAGAGGACCAGCTCCTTGCTGGGCGTAACCATGACGATTGTCATCTTCTTACCTCCCAGTGGAGACAGACATTCAGAGAGATTATGGGCAATGGTCCGAGTCCTCAATTCTGGGAGAGCAAACTCAGGGTCTTGGATTTTCTCTGAGCAGCAAGACATCTGCCTCCGTGTCCCCCCTCCCGCACACAacaccccccagctccctggcttccACAGCCCACAGAGCCAAACATGATGGAGCCATGAGGAATGAAGACACCAGAGAAAGGAGGGGCTCTGGCCTGAGGCTTGGGGAGCAGGAGGTCTGCCACAGGGGCCCTGACACCAACCTCCCCCAAGGCCTGGCCCTGGCAGCACTCACCGGCATAGCAGGAAAGGGCGAGGGCGCTCAGCATGAGGACCACCACCAGCTTCATGGCTAAGGCGCTGCTGTTGGCTGGTCACTGGACGTGGCAGGGAAGAAGGATCACTTTGCAGGTGAGAGCCCAGACTCCTCCTTTTATTCTCCTGGCGGCCACTTAATCCCTCCCACAGATGATGGAATGAGTCACGGGATGAACCTGGCATTGGGCCCAGAAAAGACAGGAGAATCATCTAGAACCCAGCCCGCCTGTGGTCTGTTTGTAGAAGCCAAGGAAACAGAGCTTTAAAAAGATTTGAgaattttcagaactgcaattgTGGTAATGACATTAGATGAAATTCATGCTGAAGTGCTTGTGAAATAAGAAGGTAAATTACAGCACTGTGAGTCTGTGTTGTCATTcctgtgtttttattattgtggttCTCAttacctcttcctccccctccagcTCATCCTACCCTTCCacgtgcctcctcccctccccttctccctgcaccccccttactcctctttttctcttctgcttctgcCAAGTACAGAGATCTTCACATCCTCTTTCTGTGCCTCCTCCTTCACCAgtcacctgggctgggggccatACCACCCAGCGCCTGTGGAGGGCAGGCTTTCCTTGCCCATAGACTGAGGCAGCTGCCTTCTGTTGGACAATAGCAATAGCTTCTCACCTTGGTTGAAGGTTGTTTGTATAAAGACTATTTCATTAGTTAagacaattttataaatttagttAAAAATGTAGAGTTACATTTTGTTCAGTTTTGTTAGCTTGAGGGCTTTTCTTCCACTGATTCAGTAGGTGATGTGAGAAGTAGAATTACTGATGCTTAAGGGAGGCAGTGCTGGATGCCGCAATGATATCTGGGCGCGTGCAGATGTGGACTTGCATCTTGGATGCCACCGCTACCCATGAAGTGTCCTGGGCTAAGATAGTGCTGGTTGTCCTGAGATTCCTTTCCTTCGTTTCTACAACGAGCATAAATGACACCAAGGCTGCTTTTGTAAGAATTCCAGGCACTCCATGTAGAAGCCTGGCACAGGGCTTAGAAAGGGTAATCATGCCTAATGCCTATGTTTCATCTAcacatccatgcatccatccattcatacatacatgcataaataaatacatacatcctttcatccacccatccatcctcccaaccatccatccaaacatccatccatccatccatccatccatccacccatccatcctcccaaccatccatccatccatccactcatgcatccatccatccatccatccactcatccattcatccatccatacatacatacatacatacatacatacatacatacattcatccatccatccatccatccatccatccatccatccattcatccatccatccactcatccatccacccatccatccatccatccatccatccatccatccactcatccacgcatccattcatccatccatccatccatccatccatccatccatccatctactcatccattcatccattactGTATCCATTCATGGTCTTAACAACCAGGATTCTCCTAAGACTGGGCCCTGTGCTTCATGTCACAGATTCAGCCACAGGAACAAGTTAAAGCAGAACCTTGCACCTGTGCAGCTTACCTCTAACTGGAAGGCCACAAACAAGCCCGCATTTGAATATGAAATAAAGGAAAGTGATTGTGTCATGAACAACAGAAATCCACTAGGGCAGCCTCCTATGAGGAGGTCCAGCCGGGGGTCCCACCAGGACTCCTCAGGTTGTGTGACTTTTCCTGCATCAGTGAACAGTGAATCCAAGGGACCTTCAGCTTAGGAGTGCTCTAGGAGAGGCAACAGCATGTACAGAGGCCCTGAGTGCAGATGGCACTCGGCAAGGGAAGGGAAGCATGGAGAGTGTGCCTCTTGGTGTCAGACAGGGGCAGGCCACCTCATAAGATAGAAAACACGCGTCAGTTTAAGCAGTGACTGTATGCAGAAAAAACACAGCCAACGTGGCTTAgagtaaagaaagaaatggatgagAGAGCCTGAGAGATGAGCCAATAGTTAATGACCCGTGAATGCACTGTCCTCCGTGTGGATGATTTGGGACACATTTCTTTCCATCATTCAGCTGCATCCTACGTTTCCAAGCACAATATTGGTTTAGGAAGAAGCTAGGGATAAAGAAGATTGTGTTCTTATGTGCGCACCTTCTCCCAGTTGACCATTGTTGGCCATCATTCCAAAGGCACCTGAATGACATTCATGATGGAATGAGAGACTTTCTCCTTGAACAGGACTCAGTGAGGACTCTGCTGGTGTCCCCGTGGTTAGGGACCGGCCCTGTTGTCGGCTGGACATTGGGCCCTCAGAGCGAAAGCAACCCCATGTCATGTACAATAAAGGCTGTGTTTCTTTACTTCCATGTTTTCCCCAGAGCCCACAATGACCATTCTCAGGTGCATCATAGAGCTATAACTCGGCTCCCAAGAGACTCATTAAAAAGAAGTGTTCACAAGCAGAAATAGATCAAGCCAAAGGTCTGAATGCTTGTACTGCTGGCCTGATGGTTTCCGCTCCCAAAGGTCCTTTGACTCAGGTCCCCAAATTAAGTTCAAAAACTGGACCATTGAAGTAAACTTTGGTTTCAGTGTTGGAGTGACATCTCCGGGGCATCTGCTATAACAGACCCTGCTGTAGAGGTGAGCTCCTCAGTCAGAAGTGAGACATAAATGTGCGGTTAGAATGATATCTGACCGGTACTCAGGCTCAACCAAGACCTAAGATACACTCACACTAATATTCTCTATTTGAGGTCTTGTCGTACTCAGTAAAAGTAATAACATTCAGTGAGAGCTATTGTTATTCTCAGTGattcactgaaaataaaatcGATACAAGGATCTTTAGGGTATATGATCCttgaatttttcattcattgtaaGGTAGTTGAAGAAATTAGCTCTACAGTATTTGGACACAAGAAACTTTCTACTTTACTTCTCACTGATTCTGTAAATCTGGCTCTGCCCTCACTTCCAGGGCTGTTGAGACACTAGCCTCCAGGATGTTCTTGGAGGTGAACCTCTTCTTCCTTAAGGTCATGCCAACATCTAGAGTTGGTTGGGAGGTACTTTCCCAGAATGAATTTTAGGACAGGCTCTGTTCTTTGaggcatctttatttttttaaaaaatatatcttattgaatttttacagagaggaaggtagaggaatagagaagagagaaacatcgatgagagagaaacatcgatcagctgcctcctgcacaccacctactggggatgtgcccacaacctacgtccatgcccttcaccagaatcaaacctgggacccttgagtccgcaggccgacgctctatccactgagccaaaccagtcatggcTCTTAGAGACATCTTGATGGCAGTGAGATGTTTGTTGATCTTGTTGTCCAGGCCAAGCAGGCGCCACCCGTGCCTATAGCCAAGCCGGCTGTGGGGTGTCACAGCGGGGTCTCTTTGTACAGTGGGAAGAGATCTAGACTTGTTGTGAGGCCTGAATTAGGTACAGCCTGTAACTCCACAGAGTAGGTGCTATCTACACATCAGCAGCCAGCAATCCTATTTaagaaaagagtaatatgcaaattaaccatcagtccaggacaaagatggcggtgcccatagtggCTGGTGTTGGACGCTGGTGGCATTGCCCTGGCAATTCGAGCCAATCATCCGACTCAACtgcatggagggaggggtggggagggacctggGGCCGGAGTCTGCAGCAAGAAACACAGGGCTCGCAGAGTCCGCCTCCACAGATGCCCAGTGTCCGTGCCCCTGCCtggcggagggaggggaggagaaaggcctCGGGCCAGATTCGCGCCCCAGAtgcacagagggaggggagggcagggaccttGGGCCAGAGTCCAAGGCTTGGGAAGCTGGCAtcgttgcaggccaggctgagggactaccccccaccccccatgcacaaatttcgtgcatcaggcctctagttaatttataaaccTGAGAAGGCTGTTTTATTAAATCCTGGTGGCCTACAAGGACCACTACAGACCGTGGAACTTTCTGCTGCACTCCATCCTCTAAGACATCCAGAGATAATCATGTTCAGATACGAGGGAAAAGGTCAAAGTTGAAAATTAAGCACTATATTTTGATCCATTCTTACCTGATATTTTTCTGACTCCTTGAAAGAGTTTCATTGAGATCTAGTTTATGCAGATCTTCTCTTTGAACATAGTCTACATAACGTTGGTCTATTAACCTTCTCAATagccagctgctgcctgtgttaCTTACTTCCAGGTTCAGTAAAACATGAGTGGCCAGTAATGGTACATCACTTACTCCCTGCGGAGCACTGGTGACCACTTCTCTTTGTCTTCACAACAGCAGCCCAGTGAGTAGAGTGATGATGAAAACAGTGTCCAAACGGGGGCACTTCTGACGGGAGAAGAGGTCACTGAATGGGGGGATGCCAGGGCAGCAGCACAGACCAGGGTCCTCCTGAGCAACTGAGGTGAGTGGTCTCCCTCCCATGAGGTAGGGCTACCATTTCCCCCAGCTGCACACAGTGGGACAACAGAGGTCAAGTCCCTTGACCAAGGGCACGCAGGTAGTGGGGGAAGGGTGGCAGAGCCAGGTAAGGATGCAGGTGTCCTGATATCAGAGACAGGCCTCCTTCGTGTGACTCTTATGGCCCCTCACGTTATGACTCAGATGGAGTCCTGTGCCCTGGAATTGCCCAAGTGCCCTGTGTGGGCTCCAGGTAGATGTATGAGCAGGCCCCACAGTTTTCTCCTCGTGGCCTTGGCTCCAGGTGAAGTCTCCTCCACCGTCCTTGCCTGAGTCCCTTCAGCTGGAAACTCTTTATTTATTCCCGATGCCACAGCACAGACAGCCCATTTCTTGTTTTGGACAGTGGCCTTGAATCTCTAGGGATCCCCTTCCCAAGACCCCGTGGCTTCTGGGTGCACCTTTCTCCAGGTGACCAGGACCTGACGCCATGGCCCTTTCCTCCACGTTGAGCCCCTGGAGGTCATGCCCTGCGCTTTTCTGGTTTTTGAGTGACAACAGTGATACAGTAGGTGTCTAATGAGGTGTGTAACTTCCTTAAGGAACAGGATTTACAATTCTAGAAAGAATTCTCTGACTACATAACATGTTTACTTATTGGGTCCATTTAGAAGGAGACGTGCATTTTTTAACTAGAAACTCTAATAAAGGCAAGGCTCCAACCCTACACTAAACCCAGGCATCAGCCTGACATCCTGGTGCTAACACCGAGTTCTTTGTGTTTCCGGAGAGAACTGTGGCATCACCATAGGTAAGACCAGGTCAGGAGAGCAAGAAGTTGGAGCTCTGAcatccaggccctgggccacctCTGTCCTCCTGTTCCCAATCAGTAAACATTAGCTTGATCCCATGGAACCCGGATCCATCTAATGCCTGGCGACAGGGACCCGGATCTGGAAGCTGATTCAGGATCAGGTGTTGCCTCCAGCCAGTTCTCCTTCACGAATACCCTGAGCTTTACATAAGGTGATGTTTCCACAAATCGTGTGGTTAAATATCTAATCCCCACACACTTGTGACAGCCCACAGGGCCCATTTGATTGCTACACCATTATCTTCTCATTCTGTTACTAATTCTCGCTGCAGCTCATGTGGAATTTCCTGTAAACCATGGGCCTCCAGTGTGGGAACCCCTGGCCCTTAGGGGCATGGCAAGGGGATTCTGAGAGG is a genomic window of Myotis daubentonii chromosome 9, mMyoDau2.1, whole genome shotgun sequence containing:
- the LOC132242345 gene encoding mammaglobin-A-like — its product is MKLVVVLMLSALALSCYAGSGCQRLEEVIYDATDPSVTKAEFTKSLEEFIPGDTTEHLLGELKQCFLDQSNRTLSNMKVMMDAIFDSRQCASY